The Ooceraea biroi isolate clonal line C1 chromosome 3, Obir_v5.4, whole genome shotgun sequence genome contains the following window.
AAATTATCGGACAGAAAATCAACTTTTCTAATTTCCAGAAAACATCCGTCTCTCGTCAGGCAACAAATAGACGCTTGAAGTTTTTCTTCAGCTAAAGAATTCAATACGATATCTACACCACGATCTTTGGTCTGTTGTAATACCATTTGCTCCAAGCTGGTATCGCGCGAATTTCCGATGACCCTCCGGAATGGATGGAAAAGTATCTCTTatgaattttcgtttttctgGAGTGCCCACGGTTGTAAATACTTCACAGCCCTTGTGTAACGACAGATAAATCGCTGCCTGTCCCATAGCACCAGTACCCGAATGAATTAATACCTTATCgcctttctttatttttgcaCGGAAGTATAATGCATAATAGCACGTACTGTATGCACACGGAACTGTCGCGGCATCCTCCAGAGCCCATTCCTCTGGAATACTCCAACATAGATTTTTATCGCTTTGTTGCATATTTGAGATGCATCTGAAAATAACAAgccgttattattttattttcctttttatcaGTATGTAaactattttcatttattataagtaATCACTTATTATAAGTAGTCTAATAGTAAAAGACAAATTATATCAAAACCAACAAATAAATAgatcttataatttatttaaaaaattttgtttgttacaatttatatttattttatttatttgcgtaACGTCGCGATTTTGCAGGAGATACGCCCCTGTTCGCAATCGGCATCGTTCGTTAGCGTTTGGGTAGGTTCGGCGCCGCGCGACGCGAAAAGTACTGCGCGTGCAGACAGATGAAAATGGGCCCAGCAACAAGAGGGACGTTTTCTACGCAATCAAATTTGTATCGTTAGGTTTTGTTTGTAACGTTCGTATTGAGTATTTGTCTGTGCATAATAAACATTCTTGTCAAACATCAAGAAATCTAATTATCTGTCGCAATACGTGAAGACGACGGCGTCAACACCGACGCAACAAGTCGGTACCAATTCGTGGTGGCCCGGCTGCACAAGGTGTGCGGGGCCGTGCACGTGCACGGATCATTAAgcaacgaaacaaatggtccTTCGAGCCGGATAGTCTTATCCCCGGACAAAGGACTCGGCACGCAACAAGGACACGATCGGCTCACTGCAAGGGGCACGTGAAGCCGTTAGCTTGCGATATACCATTGCGAGTTAAACTACACAGTTCAGCTATCACAGGGATAGCCAAGTAGCCATTCATCTCGCATTAGAAGGCAGCAGCTTCCAGCCAGGAAATCAGGAGACTTTTGTGGATCAACAAGGGCGGCGTTCTAACAAGCGATAGAAGTGGCGGCCAAGCGGAACTTGGTTTGGCgatgaaaattagtttttcCCGGCATCATTGGCTCACAGGTTGTGAGTTACGCATTACTCGAGACAAGGTAAACTGTTAGCGTTTGTGCCAATCGTTTCCTCTGGTTTGTAATATCGCGACAGTTGATTTTGAAAGCATGCAGGATAATAGTGTAGAAGACATCGCGCGCTAAATGGCGGCTCAGATTAcaacattaaagaaaaaacgaTCGACGATAAAGGCCGTGTGTACGCGCATACAGACCTACGTAAACGGCGTAGGAGAGTTGACTTTGGACGTACTAGCTAATTTAGAGGAACGCAAGGAACGTCTAGGTCATTATTGGAATGAATATGACAAGATACAGTCAGAAATTGAGGCTGTTGACGATAAGGAGATTGAGCATAGAGCTTCTTTCAAAGAATCTTTTTACGCGTTATCTGCTAATATGCGGCGGTACTTACAACGGACGTCGCCGTTGCGCGCATCGACAGGTTCGCGTCCGACGTCATCTCTAGAGGGATCTCATACAGATAATCATTCGAGCGTACGATTGCCAAAAATAAGTTTACCTACTTTTTTTGAAAGATATGAAGAGTGGTTCCCATTTCATGATACATTTGTTGTGATGATTCACAATAATACGCATTTAAGTGATATTCAGCGTCTACAATATTTGTGTGCTTCTTTATCGGGTAAAGCGGCCGGTATTATTGCCTCTTTAGAAATGTCGGACCATAATTACTCTGTTGTTTGGGACATTTTGAAAAAGCGTTATGACAACAAACAAACTATTATTCAAACGCACATTAAGAGTATTTTCGAATTACCCGCCATGTCGAGAGAAAATTCGAAAGAATTGAGACTGATTTCAGATGGCGAATCCAGGCATGTACTTGCGTTGCAATCTTTGAAAAGGCCAGTAAATTCGTGGGATGATATACTCATTTATGTTATCAGTTCAAAGTTGGATGTGGCAACGGCAAAGGATTGGCAAGCCACACTTAAAGAATCACAGATACCTACGTTTAAGGAATTTGTTGATTTTATTGCGCATTGTAGCCAAATTTTAGAAACGACTTTAAAGACGAATGTAACTTCGAGTAAGCGTTATGATACGCGCTCGCATTCTTTGATGAATGCTAAGCAGCAGTCGGCACATGTAACTATTACTGACAATAAGTGTTGGTATTACAACGGTGAACATACCGTTTATAAATGTAAGGGTTTTTTAGCTTTGTCTGTAGCTCGGCGGGCGGCCGAAGtacgaaagaaagaattatGTCTAAATTGTTTGCGGTCCACGAGTCACATAGCATCAAATTGTCAATCGGGTAATTGTAAAACTTGTCATTTTAGGCATCATACATTGCTTCGTCGCATGCAAGGCAAAGACGATAATAAAGAGAGCGAGGAAGTGCAGACTTCCGCGTTAGGTAAGGAAAAACCTGAAGATTCGAGTCAGGATTAATCATTGGTAGCCACGCACAGTTCGCTCGGTTGCAGTAGAAATACTGTACTGCTTTCTACAGCATTGGTTTACGTGCAGAATCGGAAGGGATCTCAGAAATGTTGTCGTGCTTTATTGGATAGTGGATTCCAggctaattttattttccgtaAGTTTTTTGAGCAATTAGATATAATGGCACGTTCGGCGAATATTTGCGTAACCGGAATAAATAATTCGTCATCGTTTGCAAACCAAGTCGTTTGTGTTACTGTTCAGTCGCGTATATCTTCttttactataaatattgaatacatTATTACGGACAAGATTACCGGTAAAATTCCTTCGGTGTCTTTGAGGCGACAGTCATTTAGATTGCCAAGTAATATTGAATTCGCGGATCCAAAGTTTAATGTATCGgatgatattgatatattgatCGGCGCGGATCCGTTTTGGAAATTATTGTGCGTCGGCCAGATCAGGGCATCTCGTGGGCACCCCACATTGCAAAAAACCAGGTTTGGATGGATCATGGCGGGATGTACATTCAATACTGTGGATTCCGATAAAAGGGTGTATGTATTAACGGCCACAATAAGTAACGCAGATTTGTATGAAAGTTTATCGAAATTTTGGCAAATAGAAGAAGTTGATCAACTATCAAACAACTTTACGGCCGAGGAACGAATTTGTGAAACATACttaaatatatacttaaaagagaaaatgagcGCAATCTCAATTCCAATATATTAGTGCATATAGATATCCTCTcctcaaaataattttcaacttACTTCTTCAACAAacttattccttttttttattctctcgATCGAATCGTTGTTTGGCAAAACGCAACCAATCGGCACATTCAGTTTCaaattctatttcttttaCAGTTGGATGAGTgtctaaaattatttctgtaacagaatattataaatatatttctttaggATGATTTTATACatgaatacatatatatacttattattatatattaaatatgtttattctttttttcactaAAGTTTTTAcctttcattattattattaaatttaaattatttacacgaaaattatttttctttcctttccatAAGCATTTTATTGCTACTTCATTTGTAAATAATCGTTCTaatattcgttttatattatcaCGAGCTCCTTGGCCcccaatttttgaaataaaatttttctataacaaatatattatattatatataaataatgtatatagttaattatataaatagtaattcataagtatattatatcttttaatttaaaacaattgaaagATTTACTCACTATTcactgtttaatttaatttaatatataacatataactttaaattttacttacaaACTGAGATTGCATTTTTTCTTCTGACAAATTGTCATTAAACTCCTTTATTTCATCAATTGTTTTTAATGGTAGTACATCTCTTACTTTTTCTGTTGGACTAGATATTTGGTAAAAGGAGTTATACGATCCACGCGCTGTTTCAAATCATGTAATGAGAGTTTTGTATCAgtagttatttttaataactagTCCACtttatctgaaaataaaaatatatagatattacaatgtaaaatacatatacatagatttgcttttactaattttattttatgtacaatctaaattgttaataattatttcaatatctgAAGTATTTTTTGATGTTGAACTTTGTCGAATTACTTTTAAATTGTTGTTTCCTAttgaaacattattattattatttgggGGAGCACTGCTGTTATTGCTTGATTCGTCTGATGTCGTTTCATTATTGTCAGATTCTTCCGGAAAAGTAGGCAATTTattctctataatatatagtaaaataatatatatatatattattttactatatatattatttactatatattactatatatatgtaataaatatatatttaaatgtaaatttaaatgtgATATACTAAAgtaattacgtaataaatacctgatgatttatttttattttgtggtTGAACATTCTCTGAACTAGAATCTTTGTCACTGCTATgacttaatttttttgaaaatcgTTTACGTCGTCCTCTTCCTAGCTCTTCTTCATTTGCACTTGTATATTGAGAATCCTCTACTATTTTCCGAGCTTTCTCAAGTGTGtctatgttaaaataatatgcacgcaattaatttttttatttatctgttaataattttataataaataaaaattttcatactACAAAATTTTCCTAAGTTTACACTCAGTTTTTGCCAGGTTGATGTAACCGGTTCAATAcgttttgatattaaagttgataaatttttagtaTTGGAAGGTAGCTACCAACAGCTTGGACCGTCCTCATCAGAATCGATAAGCCAATTACTTGGTACTTCTGATGTAGTGTCATCGTGAAATGTAACAACAGCAAACATTTTTACTATTAAAATCTAAAAaccaataaataaatgaagagATAGATAAAATTAGATAGATTTAGAGtcatatatgttacaattaattcattcattgaaaaatgttaatatgaaCTGTTTACAGCTTTACGcttcaaatattttagaagttcctttttacatacacattaataaaatttaataaaattccaaataatttgtataaatattaatgtcaaaaCTTCTTTCTAATTgtagttaataattattaaacaataaaagaaataattttacttaatcaattagtaattgaatattttgtactatttgagGTTAGGAACAACACATTTTAGATTTACTGAACttattgtaattaaacaaCATGTATAATGCCATATACATGCCAATTGATACGacacgtaatataatataattaaatataattgatttttaatatagttTTGTTACGTACCTGCACGTTGTACGATTTAACATGTAGTATCTTATGTGCACAAACGTCGAAACGGAAAAGGATGTTGCGatgatgttttttttataactttcaCAAAACTATGATTACGAGTTAGAAGAAGcaggaaaattcaaataaaaaataatcactgttattataaataattgtgagttaaaaaattatataagtatatatatatatatatatatatatatgctttattatattaataatataaaattaatttaatataataaaatgcataaacttataaaattgaCTCACAAAAATCTGCAATTAATACTGATGCAACCAATAAACTTCGTTCTGATattcgaaaaacaaaataattataaataaaatatattctaaaacaaaataacaatgtaacattatatttatattaaaatatacatttatgtaatattactcTAAAGTAACTAAGGCcgatattcatagtcggatcttatatttaagaccgtcttaagctTATCTGCAAATGCTGTATAGATCATTTATTGGCTACgcagtatctgaagatacacttaagacggtcttaaatataagatccgattatgaataccggcctaagtTAAGTTACAGTTACATACTTTTACATGTAACTATTGTAATATTACTTCAAAGTAACAAGTTATATATCTCATATGaactattaatataacaattgttACATTACTTGTTACTTCTAGGTAACATAAATGCTATGAATTGTGTTTAGTGGGTATTGTCGACTTTAATTATAGACTGAAAGTCGACCTAAGGTCGACCATTTTCAGAAAGTTGAAAGTCGCCTTTTGATAAAGCGAAAAGTCAactaaaacatattttttttgtctTACCGAAAGACGACTAAAAatcttttcatcttttttcgTACTTTTTTGGCAAAGCGCAAAAATGtgtgaaaaatatctttttggcCAATCCTCTGATCAATAagcagtattattattttatattcatacacTGAGGAAAAAATGGTTCAACTAACTCGAGCGGACTGTAAACGCTGTCCAGTTATCGGTATGATTCCAAATGGGGTGAACGAGGTCTATGTTTTCGACAGTTATGTATATGACAGGTTTCCTAAACTAAATAATCACGTACTGTGTATCATGACATAGCAGAATGATTTCTATATGTCAATGTTATTGATATTTGCGAGGGTTGATATCGGAAAATTTACTTCGAATCGTGTTGCAACGGTTTTCTAAATTCACATGTGCTAAGTACTGAAGATAGTTCATTCGATGCTACTAGGTGGCGCAAGTGCGTACTTTACCCATTGTTAAAAGTTTGTTAATGGAGAATATAAAGTGGTTAATGAAATCAGTCATCATATGTATTTACGTAATCTTCTTTGTAAGATTTATtccttaattttattatatattgtaaatattatacaattaaagtataataaaattaaattgatcaaGTGTTTGAGATGTcactaataaaaatttagtagttaatataaataacgtaaaattgACTGAAAGTTGGCTTATAATCGCCATAAAGTCGACTTCTAATCACCACAAAATAGACTTCTAATCATCATAAAGTCGACCTCTAATTGCCATAAAGTCAACTTATAAGTCCACTTTTGGCTGACTGATAGACGACTATAGTCGAGTCATTTGTCGACTATTAGCTGACTATAAGTTGACATTCAGCCTGACTTTGAAGTCGACTTTAGACTTCTTCTGCCGACTGACAGTCAACTAACAGTCGACTTGGTGCTGTTTGGgttagttatataaatattgaaaaaatatattaatatgcaggTATAtaaatgcgtgcgtgcgtgcgtgcgtgcgtgctttAGAGGTTTCCATACTTTTGCCATGTATTACCCTGTATGTATAAGACATGCAAAAAACGTTCAGCAAAGGAAATTTGCAAAGGAGCTCGAAAGCAATCGCAACATTTTGCAACGTTAATTGTCAAACGTTAGGCAACATTACATCGAGCCTTGGGAGATGATATTGGCTacagatttatttatcataaaaatagtTGCATTTCTTATTGTTAGCGGTGAAATTAAGCTGTGGAAAATATTACCATACTGGTAATTACTGGACATGCTGGTTTTCGAATTTGACGCCGCAGAGCGTCCTGTTTAATCTTTGAGAAAACAGCTGAGATAACAGCTGAGAAACCTTAAAacagaatataattatgttatgcATAAATGAAACGATGTTTTGATCAcaacttttattattgcaacgaCCTATTATATCATACTGTATCCATAAAATCAACCAACACGTGTACTCGGAATCTTTCTTGTATCCTGTTtttgaaaatgtatttattctgACGCGTAAGTCAATTCAGGTTAATTATGGCATTCATAATCACAAAAGGAATCACAAGACAATGGCTTAAGCATCATTTACAAATTCTAATCAAAAtgctaattctttttttaattaataacgttttCAAGTCATATTTGACATCAACTTTTCAATAtagaaactttttaaatatagaatCATATTATGAATATCgcttacatatatataaattaaattttaatttttaagatttaTCGTAAGTAGAGAAGATATCATgatgcgcgcacgcacacgcacgcacgcacgcacacacacacattcggaagtatttattactatatttatCAGGGTTCAAGGATATATATCAACAGATAAATAtcatgatatatgtatatcgcgACATATATCGTttgatttattcaataaatcattataaaactcaaTCAATTACTCAACATTCAATTTTATGCAGTTGATTGATGAAACGGCTAAAATATTCTAATGACTACATTAtcgtgaatattttatattgattacTATACATACTGtcatgagaaatattatatgttatgaaaaacattataataatgttgcaattataaaattgcagttaaatgtaacaaaacattttgttcttcaaattcaaaagatgttttaagaaataaatgttcttattagaaatattcttatctttttcattttaaaagcATCAATAAATAAGGATACTaccatatataaatttttatgtgaaataaagaaattgatatatatcatgatagttttgatttttcataaatatctgatattatgatattcatataaatatcatgataTTTTCGAATCCTGgtatttattatgaaaaacatcAGGATGATTACCTATATCTAAATCgatcaatatttcttttacttctatttttaatttaattcttaactTCCATTAAGAAACTGCATACAAAACACTGTTTacttttgtataatatgtgTGTCAAATAGTCACTCATAATGCACAATAATTTTGCAGACAAAAGACAATGTGAGTTTTCTTGTTGTGCAGTAAGCATTGCGCCATGTAGTTGCTAAAAACGTAGAATAGTATTCATAGATCTTATCTCAAGGTCGTCTTAAGTGCTCTTCATATATGTtcttaagattattattagagAGAAAACTTTATTACTGTCTTAACACTAAACTTAAGAAGAAGATTAGATTATGAAGATGAACTAAGATTAGATTATGAAGACAAAGTAACAttagattataatattaagaccgttcataataatattgaaaagagCAGCGAGAATGAACGctactatttttttatatacttatacataTACTGATTATATTCTGATAATTATgcactattaatatttaatgacatATCGTATTATTGCACcgtattttaatacttttaatattgtataataatttatataataattaccataatatttttaaatattttaattaatattttaggtTACAAtgttataacattttataaatatatcatatcgtaaatttttttctctatgatatcttttaaattctattaaaaatattaaagagatcagacataacttttttaaatatttttttctgattaACTTGAAAGTGTTAAGAAAGTAAAggcaagaaattttaaattaaaaatacgttctgaattttaaaaaacaaacataATGTAAATAACTCCTTTATGTCGCCAGTAAAATCACTAGGTACTGAATCTTTCTTTATTCTTGACCAAAACTggaaaatacagaaaaaaatccGCCATAACGTTTCAATCACTGTTTCTGGCCCTTATCAAGTGATTCAATAATGTAATACTGTAAAagtcattttctaaaattaggTATATacagttttgaaaaattcaatataaaaagacattagttaaagaaaaaattaaaagaataacttactggccgaaaaaaatgtgtcacttgacacaataaatattagaaataatatgtaatatctcTTTCTTATTAGTAATTTTGCAAGTGTACATTCAAATAGTTCTATCTCAGAAATCATTCGGAATAGGAAATACGTTTATGTGAACAGTTTTGCTTAAAATGACTGATACATCGCTTCCCACAATATTGAACTTTCCTCCTGGAATACCCTGTACAATtttctgatatatttattttaaattcatcCCAAAAATTCCTCGAATGCACCGATTGACAATGAAAATATGAACTAATCTACAAAAATGTTTTGGTATCACTCAACTTTCGCTTCATTCATTGTATATTTCCATCCTTCATTACCTGGTATAATCCTAATACTACATATGTGGCAACAAATATCTGATGTACGCAACGTTACCAAccgtttctattttttaaaaactcgTACTTTCTTGACATTTAATGAAAGTATATTTACTTAATTGGTACTGACACAGGATTGGCAGCGACCACGGTAAAATGACCTAGCAACTCATTATTTTGAATAACATATAATGGTTCTGATACATTTGGCTCTGATGATCGAGATTTCTTGAGACGGCgtgtgaatcaatatattcgGAACCGGAGACTGGTATGGCCCCTGAAGTTTACGTGCGAATTTTACTACAATGTAGTGatcattatacatattgaAGATGGTCTAATGGTAGACCGAAACGTCTATGGAGGTTttgtatgaattttaattaaagaataagCACGCACATCTTGCTTCGCTCTTTATCCtattattacgttatataaaataattctgtttgagataaattgacaGGAGACATAGATCCAACACAATTGCAGTatcgtttatattatattttttcccaaatgatatgatattatttcttaattgaaGACACTTTTGATTATCTGTACCGTAAACTATTTCTCTAATATGATCCCATAAATAAGAATCGATCTAAGGAGTAACCTGGTGATTTTGGTCAAGTTATGATTCACGCTCAAttcaaaattctttatttagtAAATTCTTGGCTTCTCTGGTAAACTGTGTCATCATATTGAAAACTTCGCTGcctaatataattattatatcgtatTGAAAAAATCACTacctaatataattattatacagggtgaggcacctaaaacaggccacctgaatatctcggctgttattggtgatagaaaaaaatgtgtcagaccaaacttgcatggtttcgaggaacacataatttgttctaaatagttttttattaggtggacgcgtagagatcatatgaaggtcaacttcgtttttttaaatggtatgatatgtttttttacgtaccatctagtagagcatttgaagatgcgcacattgatctacgggtcaaaatcattcaagatcactgaaggccaactgcaagggaaaataatttactttatattgcctagagttctctgttattaaaaatactgtaaactcagaaatgaaaaagttctagcccttagaaattttttctttttccgcgaagttttgagttgttatcattattttttatattgcctagggttctctgctattgaaaataccgtaaattcagaaatgaaaaagttctagccgttagaaattttttcttttccgagaagttctgagttgacgatatcattattttttatattgcctagagttctctgctattgaaaataccgtaaactcagaaatgaaaaagttctagcacttagaaattttagccttcagtgaccttgaatgattttgacccgtagatcaatgtgcccatcttcaaacgctctactagatggtacgtaaaaaaacatataccatttaaaaaaacgaagttgaccttcatatgacttctacgcgtccacctaataaaaaattatttagaacaaattatgtgtccctcgaaaccatacaagtttggtctgacacatttttttctatcaccaataacagccgagatattcaggtggcctgttttaggtgcctcaccctgtattatataaaaatattaattaatataaaactacATGTGCATCTTCTAACAATTGTGGCAAATCCTCGtgtgaaaaattcaaatatagTACTCCTCTTAGATTATCTGGAAGGAAATGCGACCCTATGATTGTATTGCCGATTATTCCAGCCCATATGCTAATGCTTCTCATCTCTCTTGGAAATGTATTTCACGAATAATGTGAGAATTCTGAAATGTGCATCAATgcttattatgaatattaaaaattccatcccttgtaaattttaatttatttgattgtgTTTGAAATTGAATGGCGAGTAAGATAATTAGCATGCTCGTAATCTGTCGCGTTCGACTGCGACAGATATCTCGGCTTATTGTGCGCAAATCGTGACAGCTGTGTCTATCGTTATCATGCGCCAATAGTGCGAAAGGCGTATGTCATTAACTCCCAATCGCAAATGTGGCTCTCGATAGCAAAACAGCCGCTATAATTACAAACAACAATTATTGTTCTTGTAAGAAGATTCAAAATCTGCTATCGACATATAGAATGGATCGCTGATCGCAGTGGAAGGGATCCGCACGCTTAGAGTGAGAGGTAGAAAATATGGAGACATATTCCGTCTCTTTCTTGTGAAGCCTGATTGGTTACTGTAATCCAGCATAATCAGCAATACACGGAGAGAAACAGAATATATCCATATTATCCATATTACCCATATTATCTGCTTCTCATTCTAAACGTGCGACCCTCCCTTCCATTGCAATCAGCGGTCCATTCTATGTGTGTGTCCATTCTATGCGTGTGACGAAATCTGGATAAAAACTATTGTATTATCGAAACACGTCAGCTTTCTCAATGGATTTGAATCTTTCTAGACAGgcagtttcaaataaaagcaACGATCGGTAGGAGCGACGCGCACTTCTCTGATAATCTTAGTATAGTTACCGCAACTGTTTTGAATTTTGACGCTACGATTTGTGCGGAGAAAGGCAAGTGCTTGCGAAACGCCTACTTATTACCTTTTCGATCTCATTGCAATCATTTTATTGCTTGCGAAAAGTGCTATTGCATTCAGAGATATCGAGCTTcaaaaatagtaaataaatacccatacagcacagaaccTTCGAGATATATTGCAACAACGTTACAACTTTGCAAGTTGCAATGTAATGTAACAGAAATATTACattgaaattgtaatataacattaacaatatttcagaaatattgaaaaaagataATGCTATAAATTACGctaaattaatatgaaaaatgtaattttagtgtattaatttatataagacGTACATATggatttacaaatttatgttTGCGATTCTCAGAAAGGACAGATATTTATTGTTTGAaaaggaattaataaaaaaatttctatttttgttattttatcaaaataaaaaagaagagaaaatgagaaattaataaataatattgtaagatatatatatatatatatatatatatatatatatgtaaagaaAGTAATTAAGCTTCAAACGCCGTCaggtatttaaaaaatattgctctAATTCGCTGTCTGTTCTCTACGCAATATACGAGGGTcattataatgttctttttacAAGCTATCGTATCGTTCGTGTGCGCACACCGATACGACACATAATAGATTATGTGCGTCGCGAGACTATCACCACTCCATCTCTAGTCAT
Protein-coding sequences here:
- the LOC113561593 gene encoding uncharacterized protein LOC113561593; amino-acid sequence: MQSQFKNFISKIGGQGARDNIKRILERLFTNEVAIKCLWKGKKNNFRVNNLNLIIIMKEIILDTHPTVKEIEFETECADWLRFAKQRFDRENKKKE